aggaatttcactcctaggaatttacctgaagaaaacaaaaatcccagattccaaagacacatgcacccctatgtttattgcagtactatttacaatagccaagatatggaagtaacctaagtatccatcaacagatgaatggataaagaagatgtgatacatatacacaatggaatattactcagccatagaaagaaaacaaatcctaccatttttaacaacatagacagagctagagggtattatgctcagtcaaatgagccaggcagagaaagacaaaaaccaaatgatttccctcatttgtggagtataacaacaaacaaaactgaaggaacaaaacaacagcagactcacagactccaagaagggactagtggttaccaaagggaaggggttggaaaGGGAatgtgaggaaggagggagaaggggattaaggggcactataattagcacttacaatacaggtaggtcaggggaagacagtacagcatggagaagacaagtaatgactctatagcatcttactgtgctgaatgggcagtgactgcaatgggaagTGGTGAGGACTTggtagtatgggtgaatgttgaaaccacaatgttgttcatgtgaaaccttcataagattgtatatcaatgatactttaaagtaaaaaaatttaaagaaaaaaaaatagagggagactaactcatttaatcctcacaacaactctaAGAGGTAATGACTAGTTATTGTTAAATATTCATTTAGCACTTACTATGTCCAGGTACTGCATGTATATTAACTAAAACAGTCCTTCTGACAACTCTAGGGGGATGTTGTTGTCAACCCCATTTAACAATAAGgaaactgatgcacagagagatcaGGTAGTTTGGCCAACTAATATTAAATGACACTAGTCTGTTTTATAGAATGAAAAGCTGTCATGAGTGTCTATGTGTAGTATTTCTAACGATACCTTCCAACTTCTGAGTAGTGAGCATTTTAGATACAATTTCTCATTTAATGATTCCAACAACCTTGTAAAGTAGCTATTCTTACCCaagttttatagataaggaaaactGAAATTGGAGGAAAAATACCTTGCCCCAAATCATATGGCTAGTTACAGAGCTGAGACTGACTTTATGTGAATCTAAGTCAAAACCTATGCTTTTGACCAGGTCTTGTCTGACAGAATCACAAGGGCTGGGATGCCATTTTTGAGCTTACCAAATGGGTTTTTCTTTCAAGGCCACAAATTCTTTACTATATTATACAGCTTCCAGTATagcaaataacagaaataaaggtgGCCAATATCTTAGAAACTGGCCTCTATATCACAGCCAATAGTATAATAACTACATAAGGAGAACAAGGAGGGTTTTCTAATGCTTTTTATGACTgtatttataacatttaaaagtAGTTCAAGCTGAGAAGAAATGCATTAGGTAAATTTAGGGCTAGGAAAAGCTACCCAATCTCTACCTTCTTTACAATGCAGTGTGCATGTATTCCACTGTTACTTCCATTCTACCACAAATGACAGGTTTGTTACACCTTATAATAGCTTACTAAGGGAAATTATGACATTCCTTCTCtggaagattttaaaaacagtttttcatCTGATAGGGTGGTTTCTGAAATTAGGTGAATTGACTGGATAACATTTCAACATTTCTCCTAACCCTCATTATTTGATGTAGGTATGCCAATAACAcaaatcttcaaaaaataaaaacatacatggaTGTTTGCTAAAATAACACTGAAGAAATCTGGTACCACAGAAGGGTAAATAACAATGAAAGCTGACAGACTGTGTAAAATATTCTAACTGGTTCAGAATAGATGTTTGAAGTTTCTGGGATGACATTTTGTGCGATGTAGAAATTTTAcagttagaaataattttatgcaAGTGTACATAGTTATAACTACCATCAACTAGTATAAAATACATTCAAAGAATTAACTAGAGCATGTGCTTTAAAGACAATCATAAACTATCACAAGAACATAATGGTAGTAATAAGACCATGGGAGAAAACTGAACTTATATATAAGGTTTGTATGGCTTCAGCTATCCATAACTCtaacataataataataccaaGCAGATGCTGAGTATTTCTATGTACTGTCACAGGAGCAAAATGATTTCCCAGAGTTATTTTACTAAGCCTCACCAATTCTATAAAGTTATTATGTCAATTccatcaaggaagaaacagaaacttagAGAGGTAGGTTATTTGTCCAAACTTACACACTAATAAGCAATTGATCTTAGTTTAAAGTTAATTCTACACAGTCCAACTGCAAAACCCAAGCTCTTAATCACTGGGCACAGAACTTGTTCCTCACCAACAAAAACAAAGTCAATTTTTAAGATGCTAATATGAAGGCAAATGGtcgaggaagaaaagcaaaaaccttTGATAATATTCAAACTGAGTAACACTTGAATTGCTCTGACCTCATTCGGGGTCTTTTGGGGGTTTACTCCAATTCTTGGGGATTAAAGGACTCACATTATTGGTGGCTGATTTCCCCAGTTCCCACTGGGCTCTCCTACCCATTATGGAAGATTCACAAGTCTAGACAAGTAGACTTTAAGATTGTGTTCACATCCCTACACAGTCCAACTGTTTTGTTACTTGTGTGCATGGCCATTTCAGAAATTCCTAGAATAGTCTGGATAGTCACTAAATGTCAATCATGATTTTCAGCTCTTAGAAACCCACTGTGTATTATTCTGGCCTCAAGTAAATAAGATTTCAAAACTGTGGTCACTCTTCCTTATATTTTTCTCTGGAAACTCTGAGAATACAGAATCAAAGAAAGAATGTTAAGGTACATGatctttttctgtcttcctcaATTTTCTCTGCTCATGACTGATGAGAAGAAACGGTTCTACAGGCTACCATGCCAGGGTataacaagagaaagaaatggaagtcaGTAACACACAACAGGTACCTTATAAATACTGCCGACTGCCTGACCTTTGCCATCCATATCTAATGTTCACTTTTCAAGCATGGTTCACAAACAAGGAGGCCAAGGGCACCACAAAAGAATTACTGCAAATATAAGCACACAAGTGACTCTTAATCTTAAAATACTTTATGAACTGATATAGTAAATACTGAATAGTTTTCATTAGTCTCTGCTTTTAAAAGCTTTCAGCAACAAGTCTGCTGCTAGTCCTGGGGACATAGCCCCACTGAGAACCCTTTTCTCCAGAAGAGGAATCTGTTCCCGAACTGTGGGATGGGTCCTGAAATGTTCTAACACACTTTCCTGAATGAGATTCCACATCCACACTTTCTGCTGCTTCTGTCTTTTAGTGGCCAGCTCCCCACTGGCAAGCATGAGGTCCCGGAATGCTTTCATTTTGTCCCACATTTCCGTGATCCCCTCTCCACTTCTGGCAGAAATACGAATTACCTGTTGAAAAGGGAGGAACCAGAACCATTTtacttaaaatgacagaaaacatTTTCATGGGGGACTCTAGTAGTTGccaaattcttaaaatttatgaaaacagGCAAGTGAAAATGGAGCATTTTATCACTATGTCAAAGTAAATATACTGAGATACCTTACTAGGATTACTGAGCACATAGCAGAAATAAGACACTGATTCTAGGTCACACTTTTTTAGCCCAGAGATTTACTTTGACTTAGGATAGTGTGGATGGTCCTCAAACGCAGTGTGGATGAATGGGAGAGTTCCGAGGACGCGAAGCACAATGTCAGGTAGGCTTCCCCGAGGCCTCAGTGCCACAAATGGAACAAAGGTGAGAACATAGCCCCATGGCCTTTGTCAAAGCTGCTTGACTCAGCCCGTTGTAAGAGCTGGACACGTACAAGACAGCTTCAGACCCAACAGAGATAACATGACAGGGGGAGACTGGGAGCTGACTGTAAGATATGTCATCATTGTTCTCATTATAGTGATTATAGCTTATTCCTTAAAAATATAGTGTCCTCCTGAAGATCAGGTGCCCACATCAATATTATAGCATCGCTTATTacaggatatttttttaaatcccttattGAAAACAGTACCCAACAAGCATAATGGGAAGGCAAGTTATCACATCAAAAACCTTTTCTCTCTTACTCAAACTCTAATATAGATTATCAAATCATTAATTGTTCCATAATCTGAAGGATGGCTCCATTCAGAGTAGATTTGCTCTTACTTCCAAATGGCTCAAGTCAAACATTAAGCAATCTAATATGTTAACTCATATCTAATTTTTGACATTCTGTGGTTGAAGGATTATATTGAAAATCATAACTACACACTCTGGCtttgtcataatttttaaaattgtaatctcACATACAAGCAAAAATTGATTATATGTCTAGCTTGGGACTTAAATCCTCTCTTCTAATGTGCACAGTCCACTCAAGGtgaaaaacacagaaaggaaTGCAAGCTAACCTTCGGTCTCCAGACTTCTGAACGCCTGCGGAGTAGCTTCAGTGCGCTCACGTACTCTGCTTCTATCCTTCGAGCTGGTACGATCAGGTCTCCATCAGATTTAGTGATAGCTACCAAATCTGCCATCTCAATTATACCTCTTTTGATACCctaaagagaaataagagaagTGATTTATTAGAAACACTTCATTACAGCAAAATTGGGACCCCTGGCCATGCTGAGGTTTTGAAAGTCATATACTGCATTaactttttctctgcatctcctcaAGCCCTGGGTACCAGCAGTCGCAGTCACTCAACAGAATTACTCAAAAGCCCTGGCTCTTTGGATTATGAAAGTCATCTGTGTATTTCTTCCAAATTTATAGACTAACCTGATGAAATACATTCAGCATCAGAATATATATGTCATCAAGACACAATGTGACTGAGAGGTAGCAGACAATTCACATTGTCTCTTGATGGATTCCATCCCTCAGGACTAAACCCACAGGATGCGAAACCATCCATAATTAATGCGACTGGAAAAAAACACACCTAACACTAACATCTACATTTCCAAAAACGAAGTCTTTGAAGTTTCTCTTaacagaaattttgttttccGTTTGCGGAAAAATAACCTGATGGCTAAAAATGCCTCAATCTCTTGATTTAAATTATGTTGCATAAGAACAATAGAAATCTTAAAGCCAAAAAgtcttatttggaaaatatagatTTTCccatctgaaattaaaatttcttttcaagtTATGTTTAAACATAACTGTCAATAATTAAATTCTAACAGTTAATGTTTCTAAATTGCAGCATCCAGTCTGCTGTCACTACTTTTTTAGAATCATGCAGCTTTAAGGGAAATGTTGTATAATAGCTTGGTCTTCGTTCAAGGTTCCTGGGAGGTACCCtctaaatccttggaatttcccaaGTGACAGGGGTGTCTGGGTTATTCATCGTGGGCACCTGGGGccatacctgagtttatgctaCGAGATCACTCAAAATGAAGGCTCATCGCACCAGAAAGAGCAACCATATGCTTTCAGCCATGTGATGTCAGCCTGACCTCTGGGGAACGGAGAGGGCTGGAGACCGAATTCAATCCTGTGGACAGTGATTCAGCCAGTCGTGCCCACATAATGAAACCCCAATGAAAACTCCAGACACTGCAGCTCAGGTGAACTCCCTGGTTGCTGATACACATCAATGTGCCAGGAGGGGAATGTGTCCTGAGGACACAGAAGCTTTGAGTTTGGTTCCCCTCAAAAACTGTCCCAGTGTGTCTCTTCACTTGGCTGGTCCTGATTTGCATACTTCATAATAAAACTGTTACTGTAATACAGTGTCTCCCTGAGTTCTCTGAGTTATTCTAGTGAATTACTGAACCTGAGGGACAGTGGGGACCCCTACATTTGTAGTCAGGTGGTGAGAGGCACGGGTGGCCTGAGAGCCCCCAAGCTTGGGGCTGGTGTCTGGAGGGCAGTCTGGTGGAGGTGATACCCTCCCTGTGAACCCCAGATCGTTAATGCTAGAACTGCACTGCAGAAGGAAAGTAAGAATCCTATTCTACCACAGATAACAACGACAATGAGATCCCAATTAAAAACATCCTGATCTCTCAGGAGAAACTTCTGAACCAACTATACTGCAAATGCCCATGTAAAAGCGGTCTCTTTTGGCTGGAGCTTTCAGCCAGAGATGCTTTATGAGTGAAAGCAAACCTCATTAGATGGGGTTTCCAGGAAAGTTCTTTAAAGAGGGCTAACGCAGCCACGAAGTGTACTCTTCTGCCTACCCCATTCACTCCCCCGTTATGGATGGGAAAATCTAAGTTGATGATTAGCTCAATGTCATAAATTCTACTGCTATAAATTGGGGGAAAATATAGAGGATCTGCCTTTGACTCAAGTATTTTAGGCAATGTAAAAGATATTTCTTTCCCTATACTCATTGCAATTAATTTATGAAAACACAACATTagaaatttttcctttcagaGATGAATACTTTGTGTTTTGGGGaacaaaaagtcaaaataattacCTGCAATTCATCTCCTCCTGCTGGAGGTAGCAGTAAAACAAACATGTCAACCATATCAGCCACTGCAAACTCCGACTGACCCACACCTGAAATTTTAAATCACAactaaatactaaaatattcaCAGTAATTTGACTTTCTCTACTACACTGAACTTCATTCACTTGtactcacactcacacattcaaTCTGATCCCACTTTAACACCCCACCTCTGAATTTATTAAATGCCTCTGTCTTACCCTATAAAGTGCTCAACTGTGTGGAGAGGCACTACTCTAGGGTCACAGTCTACATCTGCTACACCTCCTCAAAGCCTGGTGAAAGCAATGCCCCCAAACACCCTGTCggcctccttcccttttctcacCAGGTCTTGCTACAAACATTCACCGTAATCTCCTGACATGATGATGACTGTGGCGCCTACGACACAGTGAAATAATGGCAAGACCTTCCcggctcctccctccctgccctctgccgTCCGCAGACAGGCATATCCCAGTACCCCtcggcctccctgcctcctctccagtCCCACCGCAGAGGTACAGGCCCAAGAGaaacctccttcctccctcctcctctgtgcccTCGCTCTGCTTTAGCTTTAACCTCTTTTGTCTGCAGGCCCTCAGCACATCACATGAATCACGCTCAAGTCTTTCTCATCTGAAAACTAAGCCAAACAAGAAAAAAGTTAAGAACTCACAATCACTTCCTATCACCACCATATTTCTCACTTTCTCTTTATAGCTAAGTTTCTAGAAAAGAGTGGATTATGCTGTCTTCACTGTACTTCTTCACATTAATTTCAATCCTCTTCAATC
The DNA window shown above is from Manis javanica isolate MJ-LG chromosome 3, MJ_LKY, whole genome shotgun sequence and carries:
- the MMAA gene encoding methylmalonic aciduria type A protein, mitochondrial isoform X2, whose translation is MLFFYVDLMRPGLSGPPGAGKSTFIEYFGKMLTERGHKLSVLAVDPSSCTSGGSLLGDKTRMTELSRDMNAYIRPSPTSGTLGGVTRTTNEAILLCEGGGYDVILIETVGVGQSEFAVADMVDMFVLLLPPAGGDELQGIKRGIIEMADLVAITKSDGDLIVPARRIEAEYVSALKLLRRRSEVWRPKVIRISARSGEGITEMWDKMKAFRDLMLASGELATKRQKQQKVWMWNLIQESVLEHFRTHPTVREQIPLLEKRVLSGAMSPGLAADLLLKAFKSRD